One genomic window of Helicobacter canis includes the following:
- a CDS encoding dynamin family protein: MDTNQTIIHKLESIDSIVAKNFDRLEKSARDSKRELDLGTGAELQAEIAKISNTERLMKIGIVGRVKAGKSSLLNAIVFDGKNILPKAATPMTAALTELKWGQSYGAEIEFFTPQDVENIKKEAQQYDRELESATKAEIENAKSRLQSKLLPEAEIESKARQKVEREMSKSPLAASKDQYARIQACGINTADLQAKEITFDSLEILQSQLEDYVGADGRYMPLTKSVKISLPLESLQNVEIVDTPGVNDPVVSREERTRKILKECDVIFIVSPAGQFMSSEDMELMDRITQKNGIRELFVVASKVDSELHGSERDRAGGVMTKALDNLKNSLGTHLSDTLQKLKADRPEIGTAYDSLITQKQERVLHSAGIAFSIKANLGDTHDESKLDESEAHALKLLRESYPDNFSSQASLEANLDLISNIKTIESKLADVAMRKEEIAREKIESFLAQKAVNIDKYASDLIQNVSDHIKEIEETDVEQLKQQQKQIARLKDNAISDIDECFEDLRRDFINELENALHNELAQYFSKARNATNDAEGTETETCEVSTSKWIKPWTWGSSRTETRTYTTVRAGAVRSSLDDLVAMVENSIRDMGHKSIRSFKAELNGNLIRTLRESVEQNGGSDDDININKLRSILRGIINALQFPDMTYSDKPLPSGSGTLKDYSAERFLEEAQEFIQSLQKTTRSDIKEHCKQMANKLANINIGNELFSELQAQIAQLAKDIDYKALALSELQAIKKQLQEI, from the coding sequence ATGGATACAAATCAAACAATAATACATAAGCTAGAATCCATAGATAGCATTGTGGCAAAAAATTTTGACAGACTTGAAAAGAGTGCTAGAGATAGCAAACGCGAGCTAGATCTTGGCACAGGAGCAGAGCTACAAGCAGAGATTGCTAAGATCAGCAATACAGAGCGATTGATGAAAATAGGCATTGTCGGGCGTGTGAAAGCCGGAAAATCATCGCTACTTAATGCCATAGTCTTTGATGGCAAAAATATCCTGCCAAAAGCAGCTACGCCTATGACTGCAGCACTCACAGAGCTAAAATGGGGGCAGAGCTATGGGGCGGAGATAGAGTTTTTCACCCCGCAAGATGTAGAAAATATCAAAAAAGAAGCCCAGCAGTATGACAGAGAGCTAGAGAGTGCCACAAAAGCTGAGATAGAAAACGCGAAGTCAAGGCTTCAATCTAAGTTGCTACCAGAAGCAGAGATAGAGAGCAAAGCGCGCCAAAAAGTAGAGCGCGAAATGTCAAAAAGCCCCCTTGCTGCGAGCAAAGATCAATACGCTAGAATCCAAGCTTGCGGTATCAATACTGCGGATTTACAAGCAAAAGAAATCACCTTTGATAGCCTTGAGATTTTGCAAAGCCAGCTTGAAGACTATGTAGGGGCTGATGGCAGATATATGCCTTTAACCAAAAGTGTGAAAATAAGCCTGCCGCTAGAATCCTTGCAAAATGTGGAGATTGTGGATACGCCCGGTGTGAATGACCCAGTAGTCTCAAGGGAAGAGCGCACAAGAAAGATCCTCAAAGAATGCGATGTTATCTTTATCGTCTCACCTGCTGGGCAGTTTATGAGCAGTGAAGATATGGAGCTTATGGATAGGATCACGCAGAAAAACGGCATACGAGAGCTATTTGTAGTCGCCTCTAAGGTGGATAGTGAGCTACACGGCAGTGAGAGAGATCGCGCAGGCGGCGTGATGACTAAGGCGTTAGATAATCTCAAAAATAGCTTAGGCACACATCTAAGCGATACGCTACAAAAGCTCAAAGCCGATAGACCAGAGATAGGCACAGCCTATGATAGCCTTATTACGCAAAAGCAAGAGCGAGTGCTGCATTCTGCTGGCATTGCCTTTAGTATCAAGGCAAATTTAGGCGATACCCACGATGAGAGCAAGCTTGATGAGAGTGAGGCACACGCACTCAAGCTTTTAAGAGAATCCTACCCTGATAATTTCTCTAGCCAAGCAAGCCTAGAGGCAAATCTCGATCTAATCTCTAATATCAAGACCATAGAATCCAAGCTTGCAGATGTGGCTATGCGTAAAGAAGAGATTGCTAGGGAGAAGATTGAGAGCTTCCTAGCGCAAAAAGCAGTCAATATTGATAAATATGCTAGCGATCTTATTCAAAATGTCAGCGATCATATCAAAGAGATAGAAGAAACAGATGTAGAGCAGCTAAAGCAGCAGCAAAAGCAAATCGCAAGGCTAAAAGATAATGCCATTAGCGATATTGATGAGTGCTTTGAAGATTTGCGGAGGGATTTTATCAATGAGCTTGAAAATGCCTTGCATAATGAGCTAGCGCAGTATTTTAGCAAGGCAAGAAATGCGACCAATGATGCAGAAGGCACAGAAACAGAAACCTGTGAAGTTAGCACTTCAAAATGGATTAAACCTTGGACTTGGGGTAGCTCTCGCACAGAGACTAGGACTTATACCACCGTGCGCGCTGGAGCGGTTAGATCTTCGCTTGATGATTTAGTAGCTATGGTAGAAAATAGCATACGCGATATGGGGCATAAAAGCATAAGAAGCTTTAAAGCCGAGCTTAATGGAAATCTTATCCGCACGCTGCGTGAGAGTGTGGAGCAAAATGGCGGCAGTGATGATGATATAAATATCAATAAGCTACGCTCAATCCTAAGGGGCATTATCAATGCTCTGCAATTCCCCGATATGACATATAGTGATAAGCCACTGCCTAGCGGAAGCGGGACGCTGAAAGACTACTCGGCAGAACGCTTCCTAGAAGAGGCACAAGAGTTTATCCAAAGCTTGCAGAAAACCACGCGAAGCGATATAAAAGAGCATTGCAAGCAAATGGCAAACAAGCTTGCAAACATCAATATAGGCAATGAGCTTTTTAGCGAGCTTCAAGCGCAGATCGCCCAGCTTGCTAAGGATATAGACTATAAGGCACTAGCTCTAAGTGAGCTTCAAGCGATCAAAAAACAATTACAGGAGATCTAA
- a CDS encoding MBL fold metallo-hydrolase has translation MSVQEKKVLKRFPHLCKAFGPYETNCYIVQTPQGEFIIDPGMGSAQWVLESSKNPLAILLTHGHFDHIFDVAKLKAARPEIPLYCPRDDGFMLESDCFETGLTPYEFSANDVLVSCDKGRSEFVLGGVEIYYLHFPGHTPGCSVVCLRDSTGRISSMYSGDFVFKRSIGRYDFPYSSPSDMRDSLQRFSALGEFGGLGDDGDIEIFPGHGDSTYLSYEQGNVALWLPRI, from the coding sequence ATGAGTGTGCAAGAAAAAAAAGTGCTCAAAAGATTTCCGCATTTATGCAAGGCATTTGGTCCTTATGAGACAAACTGCTATATCGTGCAAACGCCACAGGGGGAGTTTATCATCGACCCAGGTATGGGAAGTGCGCAGTGGGTGCTAGAATCTAGCAAAAATCCTTTGGCGATCTTGCTTACACACGGGCATTTTGATCATATCTTTGATGTAGCCAAGCTTAAAGCCGCTCGCCCAGAGATCCCGCTGTATTGCCCTAGAGATGATGGCTTTATGCTGGAGAGCGATTGCTTTGAGACAGGGCTTACTCCCTATGAGTTTAGCGCAAATGATGTGCTTGTGAGCTGCGATAAGGGTAGAAGTGAGTTTGTGCTAGGTGGGGTGGAGATTTACTACTTGCATTTCCCCGGGCATACGCCGGGCTGCTCGGTGGTGTGCCTAAGAGATAGCACAGGTAGAATCTCTAGTATGTATAGTGGGGACTTTGTCTTTAAGCGCAGTATCGGGCGGTATGATTTTCCATACTCAAGCCCTAGTGATATGCGCGACTCCTTGCAGAGATTTAGTGCGCTGGGGGAGTTTGGGGGGCTTGGTGATGATGGCGATATAGAAATTTTCCCCGGACACGGAGATAGCACATATCTTAGCTATGAGCAAGGCAATGTCGCTCTATGGCTCCCTAGGATCTAG
- a CDS encoding dynamin family protein — MLPVQAKYVEFLQSLKDELQKLSALDIESFGIDNAIANITSTELLIPVIGGFSAGKSSLLNSFLQEEILSVAVTPETALATELHYSTQEYVEAITPSGQSVRFEKSQMEQLKNKASEFSYAKLYLNKQCLKDIEPLVLVDMPGFESPLASHNKAIFEYIRRGVYFVILQSVEHGNITASVRREIDNLLTFERKFSFFLSKSNLKPQSELDEIRSFIQEQLSDYFDYEGQVECIGKDGGTSLAKIISTLNPNAIVEDLYLTGLKDRFSQIKQTINTHITALSQDKEQNAKDIQDLKNGLQKLEQERDSLIAQVQERYGDTNINKIINGVNNALNRGLNEIAQSYMSGGDSALDSTINSIVKTTLSQEVKTSMEHIGEDVIHAFGKQLEDSLSIMQRLSLGDTICNVIDVKKIGSTATTLFTNATESMAKYGGIVGAIGKIGVFIAPIINPLLTAIVSLLPTLVQLLFGDTEQKKLESVKNALLTQVFPQILAELRAKLPPELQEQTTKLIESISQEFEEQIAQKLQAIESAQGELEGKKQEIEQMIATYKEALDSITALANTALYA; from the coding sequence ATGCTACCAGTCCAAGCAAAATATGTGGAGTTTCTGCAATCATTGAAAGATGAGCTACAAAAATTAAGTGCGCTAGATATAGAGTCCTTTGGCATTGATAATGCCATTGCTAATATCACTAGCACAGAGCTGCTTATCCCTGTGATTGGCGGCTTTAGCGCGGGGAAATCAAGCCTGCTTAATTCCTTCTTGCAAGAAGAGATTTTAAGTGTCGCTGTAACGCCAGAGACCGCCCTAGCTACCGAGCTGCATTACAGCACGCAGGAGTATGTAGAAGCCATTACGCCAAGTGGGCAGAGCGTGAGATTTGAAAAATCGCAAATGGAGCAGCTGAAAAATAAGGCGAGTGAATTTAGCTATGCCAAGCTCTATCTCAATAAGCAGTGCTTAAAGGATATAGAGCCTTTGGTGCTTGTGGATATGCCCGGCTTTGAGTCCCCACTCGCCTCGCATAATAAAGCTATCTTTGAATACATTAGAAGAGGCGTGTATTTTGTGATACTCCAAAGTGTAGAGCACGGCAATATCACCGCAAGCGTTAGGAGAGAGATAGACAATCTCCTTACCTTTGAGCGTAAATTTAGCTTCTTTTTAAGCAAGAGTAATCTTAAGCCACAAAGCGAGCTAGATGAGATAAGGAGCTTTATCCAAGAGCAGTTGAGTGATTATTTTGACTATGAAGGGCAGGTGGAGTGTATCGGCAAAGATGGTGGCACAAGCCTAGCTAAAATCATTAGCACGCTTAATCCCAATGCGATTGTAGAGGATCTCTATCTCACAGGGCTAAAAGATCGCTTCAGCCAGATTAAGCAAACGATCAATACACATATCACCGCCCTTAGCCAAGACAAAGAGCAAAATGCCAAAGATATACAAGATCTAAAAAATGGGCTACAAAAGCTCGAGCAAGAGAGGGATAGCTTAATCGCACAAGTGCAAGAGAGATATGGCGATACCAATATCAATAAAATCATCAATGGTGTCAATAATGCACTCAATCGCGGACTTAATGAAATAGCACAAAGCTATATGAGCGGCGGCGATAGCGCGCTTGATTCTACGATTAACTCCATTGTGAAAACTACGCTTTCTCAAGAAGTAAAAACAAGTATGGAGCATATTGGCGAAGATGTGATCCACGCCTTTGGCAAGCAGCTTGAAGATAGCCTATCAATTATGCAAAGGCTCTCGCTAGGTGATACGATTTGCAATGTGATTGATGTCAAAAAGATAGGTAGCACGGCTACGACCCTATTCACAAATGCGACAGAATCTATGGCGAAATATGGCGGCATAGTCGGTGCGATAGGAAAAATAGGCGTGTTTATAGCACCTATTATCAATCCACTGCTTACAGCGATAGTATCGCTGCTGCCAACTCTTGTGCAGCTACTCTTTGGCGACACAGAGCAAAAGAAGCTTGAGAGTGTGAAAAATGCCCTGCTTACGCAAGTATTCCCACAAATTTTAGCCGAGCTTAGAGCCAAGCTTCCACCAGAGCTACAAGAGCAAACCACCAAGCTTATAGAATCCATTAGCCAAGAGTTTGAAGAGCAAATCGCGCAAAAATTACAGGCGATAGAGTCCGCTCAAGGTGAGCTAGAGGGCAAGAAGCAAGAGATAGAGCAGATGATAGCGACATATAAAGAGGCACTAGATTCTATCACTGCACTTGCAAATACCGCACTATACGCATAG
- the phnD gene encoding phosphonate ABC transporter substrate-binding protein has translation MKKTFSTFITGLVVCMLFSISAYAKEIKQLNLAVIPVAGSSSMEAMWRPVAKHLERDLGIKVNLKFVGDYAAVITGMQYKHIDIAYFGPESYVQAAARAKAQALVTELNDKGVPGYHGIIITKKSSNLTTLQSLKGKTWAFTDPNSTSGTLVPSVYLKKQGIDPQKYFSKVIYSGGHEASILSVKAGRLDAAATNDLDFQKGLGKGWKEDDFNVIWTSDLIVGAAIAAHGDLPQDLKQKIQQSLLALNDKKELLKAAKLGGFVAAKDSDYDAVRELVKAKGKK, from the coding sequence ATGAAAAAGACATTCTCTACATTTATCACAGGACTTGTTGTTTGTATGCTCTTTAGCATATCGGCTTACGCTAAAGAGATAAAGCAGCTTAATCTAGCTGTTATCCCAGTGGCAGGATCTAGCTCAATGGAAGCTATGTGGCGACCAGTGGCAAAGCATTTGGAGCGGGATTTGGGGATTAAGGTTAATCTCAAGTTTGTGGGCGATTATGCCGCAGTGATTACAGGTATGCAGTATAAGCATATAGATATTGCCTACTTTGGACCAGAATCCTATGTGCAAGCAGCCGCTAGGGCAAAGGCACAAGCATTAGTAACCGAGCTAAATGATAAGGGAGTGCCGGGCTATCACGGCATTATTATTACCAAAAAGAGCAGCAATCTCACAACGCTGCAAAGCTTAAAGGGCAAAACTTGGGCTTTCACTGACCCAAACTCTACTTCAGGGACACTTGTGCCAAGCGTGTATCTCAAAAAGCAAGGCATTGATCCGCAGAAATATTTCTCAAAAGTGATTTACTCTGGCGGACACGAAGCGTCTATTTTAAGCGTGAAAGCTGGCAGACTTGATGCAGCAGCGACAAATGACCTAGACTTCCAAAAAGGCTTAGGCAAGGGCTGGAAGGAAGATGACTTTAATGTGATATGGACTTCAGATCTCATTGTCGGTGCAGCCATTGCCGCTCACGGAGATTTACCGCAGGATTTAAAGCAAAAGATTCAGCAATCACTTTTAGCCCTAAATGACAAAAAAGAGCTATTAAAAGCAGCGAAGCTTGGTGGCTTTGTAGCGGCTAAGGATAGTGATTATGACGCGGTGCGAGAGCTTGTAAAAGCAAAAGGCAAAAAATGA
- a CDS encoding flagellar hook-basal body protein, whose translation MINGYYSATGGMITQFNRLDVISNNLANLNTNGFKRDDVVIGDFLRLYKQTQDTLPLKDHTRAAAQYQNRNLNRVPIISEEYTEFASGAIAQTENPLDFALQKPNAYFAIQTPDGVRYTRDGSFTIDNEGYLSTKQGFRVLSRVGIDGEGGIIIGQGMQVEADKNGNLFFRSGANEEQNAPVDGGALAIVSFDNPKYLQKVGDNLYSYPQERIEDRVMSINDGSLAQGFIEKSNVNAIKEMTALIETNRLVDMYSKAMRTFVDDFAPEAIGKLAVRA comes from the coding sequence ATGATAAATGGCTACTACTCTGCCACAGGCGGTATGATCACGCAGTTTAACCGCCTTGATGTCATCTCAAACAATCTTGCCAATCTCAACACCAATGGCTTTAAGCGCGATGATGTAGTCATCGGCGATTTCTTGCGACTCTACAAGCAGACTCAAGATACCTTGCCGCTAAAAGACCACACCCGCGCCGCCGCCCAATACCAAAACCGCAATCTAAACCGCGTGCCAATCATCAGCGAGGAATACACAGAGTTTGCAAGCGGCGCGATCGCCCAGACAGAAAACCCATTAGACTTCGCCCTGCAAAAGCCCAATGCCTACTTCGCTATACAAACACCAGATGGCGTGCGCTACACACGCGATGGGAGCTTCACTATTGATAATGAAGGCTATCTTAGCACCAAGCAAGGCTTCCGCGTGCTATCTCGCGTGGGTATCGATGGAGAAGGCGGGATCATCATAGGGCAAGGTATGCAAGTAGAAGCGGATAAAAATGGCAATCTCTTCTTCCGCTCTGGTGCTAATGAAGAGCAAAATGCCCCGGTAGATGGCGGTGCGCTAGCGATTGTGAGCTTTGATAATCCAAAATACCTCCAAAAAGTAGGGGACAATCTTTATAGCTACCCACAAGAGCGCATAGAAGATCGCGTGATGTCTATCAATGATGGCTCTCTTGCGCAAGGATTTATCGAAAAAAGCAATGTCAATGCGATCAAAGAAATGACCGCGCTTATTGAGACAAATCGCTTAGTGGATATGTATTCTAAAGCTATGCGCACCTTTGTCGATGACTTTGCGCCTGAGGCTATTGGCAAGCTTGCGGTTCGGGCTTAG
- a CDS encoding dynamin family protein, which produces MIDKEDIDSLLTQAGKFFNFSRGKDIATLRESIYQMLDESELLRHIDDKNTKLQFIGNTLNASSIDNEIFGKFVSLVENDYAAFANSVSLKEEVEAYTKLLTLQKELARLLSLKAIANKSTIAVGGGFSAGKSQFVSSFFGDNTIALPIGVTPVTAIASYIVHGDRHIIKGYTYQNGVIDVPLDLYANLSHNFIKELGFNLKNILPMMVMETPIPAYQHICFIDTPGYNPSDSGFSGKDKDTASEYLANANALIWLISAQAGTFPASDLEFLDSLDLEGKKLYILLNKADLKPQSELESILDHIQEVLDDNYMEYEGISAYDSRNKKELAHRKLSLHDFLHSVDKDIISKEQLKNELNGVFAMYENALEADKQRAKQIRSVITSLELDILESGVDFDESKKADIKAKSKDSKKESQNPQDTKKQNKGKKKKNPQESDETDETELMSERIALRFEELREFVGVAELDKQIKELHTLKGKMQEALDELIAEIFAS; this is translated from the coding sequence ATGATAGATAAGGAAGATATTGATTCATTGCTCACGCAAGCGGGGAAATTTTTCAACTTTAGTCGCGGTAAAGATATAGCCACATTGCGAGAGAGTATCTATCAAATGCTTGATGAGAGTGAGCTACTGCGACATATTGATGATAAAAACACAAAGCTACAATTTATCGGCAATACACTTAATGCTTCAAGTATAGATAATGAAATTTTTGGGAAGTTTGTATCGCTGGTAGAAAACGACTATGCGGCATTTGCTAATTCTGTAAGCTTAAAAGAAGAGGTGGAGGCTTATACCAAGCTACTCACCCTGCAAAAAGAGCTAGCCAGACTACTCTCACTCAAAGCCATTGCCAATAAATCTACCATAGCCGTGGGTGGGGGATTTAGCGCAGGGAAAAGCCAGTTTGTCTCTAGCTTTTTTGGGGATAATACCATTGCCCTGCCTATTGGCGTTACGCCTGTAACGGCGATCGCAAGCTACATTGTCCATGGAGATAGGCACATCATCAAAGGCTATACTTATCAAAATGGCGTTATAGATGTGCCGCTTGATTTATATGCGAATTTGAGCCATAACTTTATCAAAGAGCTTGGATTTAATCTAAAAAATATCCTACCTATGATGGTTATGGAGACGCCAATCCCAGCATACCAGCATATTTGCTTTATCGACACGCCCGGCTACAATCCTTCAGACTCTGGCTTTAGCGGTAAAGACAAGGATACTGCTAGTGAATACCTAGCAAATGCCAATGCGCTAATTTGGCTTATATCTGCTCAAGCTGGGACATTTCCTGCTTCGGATTTGGAGTTTTTAGACTCGCTAGATTTAGAGGGCAAAAAGCTCTATATCCTGCTAAACAAAGCCGATCTAAAGCCACAAAGTGAGCTTGAATCGATCCTTGATCATATACAAGAAGTGCTAGATGATAATTATATGGAGTATGAGGGCATAAGTGCCTATGACTCTAGGAATAAAAAGGAGCTAGCCCACCGCAAGCTTTCACTGCACGATTTCTTGCACTCTGTGGATAAGGACATCATCTCAAAAGAGCAGCTGAAAAATGAGCTAAATGGTGTGTTTGCTATGTATGAAAATGCCCTTGAAGCCGATAAACAAAGAGCAAAACAGATACGAAGTGTCATCACCTCTTTGGAGCTTGATATTTTGGAGAGTGGAGTGGATTTTGATGAGAGCAAAAAGGCGGATATAAAAGCGAAGTCAAAAGACAGCAAGAAAGAGTCGCAAAATCCACAAGACACTAAAAAACAAAATAAAGGTAAAAAGAAGAAAAATCCACAAGAAAGCGATGAGACAGATGAGACAGAGCTTATGAGCGAGCGTATCGCGCTGCGTTTTGAAGAGCTGCGAGAATTTGTGGGGGTAGCCGAGCTTGATAAGCAGATAAAAGAGCTGCATACGCTAAAGGGCAAAATGCAAGAAGCCCTTGATGAGTTGATCGCAGAGATTTTTGCAAGCTAG
- a CDS encoding HP0729 family protein translates to MTHPTNPTALLILYNPYYESSVIQSHLEILKSHGSVAFGKIKSKMRAQEPKAQAEPSAPAQILEPPSTAFASTQWEQLITSTSRESPLQLFLSDYANLYACKVTAISRDQVAKAPAYYEQKGLEVELWFVVSDMRELFRNDFASVRDSFLADCTTLHNNRTFAIYGNDYTYPLFITLKSNQNYFAQEQAHYHNMFKTPEQIQVRQRLIDYIFGSKLAGTLLPDTMDNLINAEIEYLANRENPLYDCTGIVLLYAKSMEQEIMRFYRALFATLVAYQSTLANVESPLSQLTYSVQEIESSVQEWLEDRAKRAPALGTTKHLLQHAKSLLDSWRYDQNCKLKGAKNSFYNGDKKRDLCSFTTIKLQSFIKSLQAIRNPAAHATQASIEQASTLREQILGIGRQSVLVGLLLWQEALA, encoded by the coding sequence ATGACTCACCCCACAAACCCCACCGCCCTACTCATACTCTACAACCCTTACTATGAAAGCAGCGTCATACAATCCCACCTAGAAATCCTAAAATCCCACGGCAGTGTCGCCTTTGGCAAGATTAAGTCCAAAATGCGCGCCCAAGAGCCAAAAGCCCAAGCAGAGCCTAGCGCGCCAGCGCAAATCCTAGAGCCGCCTAGCACCGCCTTTGCCAGCACCCAGTGGGAGCAGCTTATCACTAGCACTTCTAGGGAGAGTCCTTTGCAGCTCTTTTTAAGCGACTATGCCAATCTCTATGCCTGCAAAGTTACTGCCATATCCCGCGATCAAGTCGCTAAAGCCCCTGCCTACTATGAGCAAAAGGGGCTTGAAGTGGAGCTGTGGTTTGTAGTGAGTGATATGCGCGAGCTATTTCGCAATGACTTTGCCTCCGTGCGCGATAGCTTCCTAGCAGATTGCACTACCTTGCACAATAACCGCACCTTTGCCATCTATGGCAACGACTACACCTACCCGCTTTTCATCACACTAAAGTCCAATCAAAACTACTTCGCCCAAGAGCAAGCCCACTACCACAATATGTTTAAGACTCCTGAGCAAATCCAAGTGCGCCAGCGGCTTATCGACTATATCTTTGGCAGTAAGCTTGCTGGCACACTGCTGCCAGATACGATGGACAATCTCATAAACGCCGAGATAGAATACCTTGCCAACAGAGAAAATCCACTCTATGACTGCACAGGCATTGTCCTACTCTATGCTAAATCAATGGAGCAAGAGATTATGCGATTTTACCGCGCACTTTTTGCGACCCTAGTGGCATACCAAAGCACACTTGCCAATGTAGAATCCCCCTTATCCCAGCTTACTTACAGCGTGCAAGAGATAGAATCCAGCGTGCAAGAGTGGCTTGAAGACAGGGCGAAAAGGGCTCCAGCCCTTGGCACGACAAAGCACCTATTGCAGCACGCCAAGTCTCTCTTAGACTCGTGGCGATATGATCAAAATTGCAAGCTAAAAGGCGCGAAAAATAGCTTCTATAATGGCGACAAAAAGCGCGATCTATGCAGCTTTACTACTATTAAATTGCAGTCATTTATCAAATCTCTCCAAGCGATCCGCAACCCAGCCGCCCACGCCACGCAAGCTAGCATTGAGCAAGCTAGCACCTTGCGCGAGCAGATCCTAGGCATAGGGCGACAAAGCGTGCTTGTAGGCTTGCTACTATGGCAAGAAGCCTTAGCCTAG
- a CDS encoding YafY family protein, translated as MSYDTKTMRIVRIFHALVNGEHISMRECAKEFNVDLRTIQRDINQRLGFLPIQKDKEGKCFLQAESLGKLGFKDIREFARVSGIWGLFPSLDDKFIGDLLHIPLPDYWDNHSKDPAPIASKSSPFAIKNQGFEDISSHKDMFMLLARAILKQHTIHFSYKSTPRQANPYRLLNNNGIWYLLADESGTLKHFTFTHIKHLRLEEARFKPSPAIESIVEKSSAKWVNPHAKSATLQIQNTAKEYFMRKAFISNIRLDSHDATHFYITCEYSYDDEILNLAKMFLPFIIILEPAHLQKQLNQILQEYLSTTY; from the coding sequence ATGAGCTATGATACAAAGACAATGCGGATCGTGCGGATTTTCCACGCGCTTGTAAATGGCGAGCATATCTCTATGAGAGAATGCGCTAAGGAATTTAATGTCGATTTGCGCACGATCCAGCGCGATATAAACCAGCGGCTAGGCTTCCTGCCAATCCAAAAAGACAAGGAGGGCAAATGCTTTTTGCAAGCAGAGTCCCTAGGCAAGCTTGGGTTTAAGGATATTAGAGAGTTTGCTAGAGTGAGTGGGATTTGGGGGCTTTTTCCAAGTCTTGATGATAAGTTTATCGGCGATTTGCTCCATATCCCGCTGCCAGATTATTGGGATAATCACAGCAAAGACCCCGCCCCGATAGCCTCCAAATCAAGCCCCTTTGCTATCAAAAATCAAGGCTTTGAAGATATTTCCTCGCATAAAGATATGTTTATGCTGCTTGCTAGAGCGATTTTGAAGCAGCACACCATACACTTTAGCTACAAATCCACACCGCGCCAAGCCAATCCCTACCGCCTGCTTAATAATAATGGTATATGGTATTTGCTCGCTGATGAGAGCGGCACGCTAAAGCACTTCACCTTTACTCATATCAAGCATTTGCGCCTAGAAGAAGCGCGCTTCAAACCTAGCCCAGCGATAGAATCCATCGTAGAAAAAAGCTCTGCAAAGTGGGTGAATCCCCACGCCAAATCCGCCACCTTGCAGATCCAAAACACCGCCAAAGAATACTTTATGCGCAAAGCCTTCATCTCCAATATCCGCCTAGATAGCCACGATGCCACGCATTTTTATATCACTTGCGAGTATAGCTATGATGATGAGATCTTAAATCTAGCGAAAATGTTTTTGCCCTTTATCATAATCCTAGAGCCAGCGCATTTGCAAAAGCAGCTTAATCAAATCTTGCAAGAGTATCTATCTACTACTTATTAA
- the phnC gene encoding phosphonate ABC transporter ATP-binding protein: protein MHAMIDMKDLTLGYRKEKILKHFNLKIKKGEFVGIIGPSGAGKSTLLMSIAGGIKVFNGHFTVLKHDMKKLKKKELTQIRQEIGIIFQGYCLVDRLSVLDNVISGMLKDLPMPRAFIRYYKDKEIKKAKEFMEIVDIEKYSLKRCDELSGGQRQRVAIARALMGNPKIILADEPISALDVKSATKVMEILKKVNETYGVNVITNLHHLEYAKEYCSRIIGVNGGQLVFDGKPKDLDSKAIDRIYHSEEVLA, encoded by the coding sequence ATGCACGCGATGATTGATATGAAAGACTTGACGCTTGGCTATCGCAAGGAAAAGATTCTAAAACACTTCAACCTGAAAATTAAAAAAGGTGAGTTTGTGGGGATCATCGGTCCTAGTGGAGCGGGGAAAAGCACACTTTTGATGAGTATCGCTGGGGGGATTAAGGTCTTTAATGGGCATTTTACTGTGCTAAAGCACGATATGAAAAAGCTAAAGAAAAAGGAGCTTACACAAATCCGCCAAGAAATCGGCATCATCTTTCAGGGATACTGCCTTGTAGATAGGCTAAGTGTGCTAGATAATGTCATTAGCGGTATGCTAAAAGATCTGCCTATGCCGCGAGCCTTTATCCGCTACTACAAAGACAAAGAGATCAAAAAAGCAAAGGAATTTATGGAGATTGTGGATATTGAAAAATATTCACTCAAACGATGTGATGAGCTAAGCGGCGGGCAGCGGCAGAGAGTAGCTATCGCAAGGGCGTTAATGGGAAATCCCAAGATTATTTTAGCCGATGAGCCAATTTCAGCCCTTGATGTGAAAAGTGCTACAAAGGTTATGGAGATCCTAAAAAAAGTCAATGAAACCTATGGTGTCAATGTCATCACAAACTTACACCATTTAGAGTATGCCAAAGAATATTGCAGCCGTATTATTGGCGTAAATGGTGGGCAGCTTGTGTTTGATGGGAAGCCAAAGGATTTGGATTCAAAAGCGATTGATAGGATATATCATAGTGAAGAGGTGCTAGCGTGA